A stretch of DNA from Paenibacillus sp. FSL W8-0186:
CCAGTCTGGGTGAAGGAATGGCTCGCGCAAGGAAATGAGACGTTCTACAAGAAGGAAGGCGGAGTCTTATTCCAGGCTTCGGGGCTGAAATATAAGCAGGTAAACATTCCGCCGGAGAGAATTTCCCTGCGAGAGCTTAAAGAGCAGAACAAGGTCGTTAAAGCGAACAGCGGAGCGAGCCTGATCGACCTGGGTGACGGCGTGGCCTGCCTCGAGTTCCATTCGCCGAACAATGCCATTGGAGGCGACATCCTAGCGATGATCTCGCAGAGCGTAGAGGAGGTGCGGCGCAATTTTGCGGGCCTGGTCATTGCCAACCAGGGACGTAATTTCTGTGTCGGCGCAAACCTGATGCTGCTGCTGATGGAGGCCCAGGATGAAGAGTGGGATGAGATCGACGACATCATCCGCCTGTTTCAGAGCACGATGTACAATTTGAAGCGATTCGAGAAGCCTGTCGTGGCAGCTCCGCACCGAATGACTCTAGGCGGCGGCGTGGAAGCGTGCATGCCCGCGGATCAGGTGATCGCCGCGGCGGAGACATACTATGGGCTGGTCGAGGCCGGCGTCGGACTGATTCCCGCCGGCGGAGGGTGCAAGGAGCTTGCGCTGCGGGCCAGCAGGCATGCGGGAGCAGACGGGGATTTGCAGCCTCTGCTCAACCGGGCCTTTGAGACGATTGGCATGGCCAAGGTGTCGAGCAGCGGACATGATGCCAAGACGCTCGGTTATCTCAAGGAGCACGATCGGGTGGTTGTCAACTCGGATTACTTGATTCATGAAGCGAAGCAGGCGGTGCTTCGGATGTCGGCCGCCGGGTATGAACCGCCGCTTGAGGAATTGATCCGCGTGGCCGGCTCGGAAGGCAAGGCAGTACTGCAAATGGGCGCGATCAGTATGAGGGAGAGCCGCTATATCAGCGACCACGATCTGCTCATCGCGAAGAAGCTGGCTCATGTGCTGGCCGGTGGAGATGTTCCGCCGGGCAGCTATGTGAGCGAGCAATATATGCTCGACTTGGAGCGCGAGGCTTTCCTCAGCCTCTGCGGCGAACCGAAGACCCGGCAGCGGATGCAGCATATGCTGGCTACCGGCAAGCCGCTGCGCAATTAAGTTTTGGGGTCTCATGACGGTATTCAAATGAACAGGGGAGGGAGCAAGGATGAGGGAAGCGGTAATAGTAGCGATGGCGAGAACTGCTGTCGGTAAAGCGAAGAAGGGCAGCCTGGCCCATGTCCGTGCGGACGATCTCGGCCGCACCGTGCTGGAGGCGGTGATGGAACGGGCTCCTGGCCTGGATAAAGGAGAGGTCGAGGATATTCTCATCGGCTGCGCCATGCCGGAGGGGGAGCAGGGACTTAATTTTGCCCGCATTATGGCGTTATATGCTGGATTTCCGGTAACTGTTCCGGCAATGACCGTCAATCGCTTCTGCTCCTCGGGGCTGCAGACGATCGCCCTGGCGGCGGAACGCATCATGCTGGGCCATGCTGACGTGATTATCGCAGGCGGCGTGGAGAGTATGAGCCATGTGCCCATGACCGGCTTCAAGGTGTCCCCGAATCCGCAGATCGTGGAGAAGCAGCCGGAAATTTATATGGCGATGGGCCATACCGCTGAGCGTGTTGCGGAGCGGTTCGGCGTTGCGAGGGAAGACCAGGACCGTTTTGCACTAAGCTCGCACCGTAAAGCGGCAAAGGCGATCGCAGCCGGGAAATTTCGAGACGAGATTGTTCCAGTGCTGGTGGAGGAGAAGACCGTGGATGAGAGCGGGCATATCCGCAGCCGGACATTCGTTTTTGACGAGGACGAAGGGGTGAGGCAGGATACGACGCTTGAGGCGCTGTCCAGGCTGAAGCCGGGCTTCAAGCTCGGCGGGACGGTAACGGCTGGCAACACGTCGCAAATGAGCGATGGAGCGGCAGCGGTCGTTGTGATGAGCAAGGAGAGCGCTGCAGCGAAGGGGTTGACGCCGCTGGCGACCTTCCGCTCCTTTGCGCTGAGCGGCGTGGAGCCGGAGATGATGGGCGTCGGTCCAGTCAAAGCCATTCCGAAGGCGCTGGGGCAGGCGGGCATTTCGCAGAACGACGTTGCGATCTATGAGATCAACGAGGCGTTCGCCTCGCAATGTCTGCACATTGTCCGCGAGCTAGGGATCGAGGAGGAGAAAGTCAACGTAAACGGGGGAGCGATCGCCCTTGGCCATCCGCTTGGCTGCACGGGGACGAAGCTGTCCATCAGCCTGATTTCCGAATTGCGGCGGCGGGGCGGCGGGTATGGTGTCGTCTCGATGTGCATCGGGGGCGGTATGGGCGCAGCCAGCGTCTTCGAAGTGCATGGCAGGGAGCAGGCGGTATCCGGATGAGTGTTCAGAGTTTTGTATTTGCCGTCAAGTAGAAATCGGAAAGAAAAAGGAGCTGATCAAGGATGAATAACGATACGGTCCAAGCGGCGGACACCACACGGGAATCCGCACGTAAAGTGTTAGGCGGAGCCTTCGTGATTGAGGATCTGGACTGCCGCAGAGTAACGACGCCGGAGGACTTCACGGAGGAGCACCGCATGATCGCCGGGACGACGGAAGATTTCGTGGCCGCGGAAATTTTGCCACTCGACGAAGAGATCGAGAAGCTGGACTATGAACTTACGGTGAAGCTGCTTAGAAAAGCAGGCGAGCTCGGGCTGCTAGGCGCTGAGGTACCGGAGAGCTACGGCGGGATGGGGCTGGATAAAGTGAGCGCAACGCTGATCAATGAACGGTTAACGAAGGCGTCTTCCTTCGCTCTCTCAGTCGGTGCGCACGTCGGCATCGGCACCCTTCCCATTGTGTATTTCGGGACGGAAGCGCAGAAGCAGAAATATTTGCCGCTGCTCGCAACCGGAGAGAAAATTGCCGCCTACTGCCTGACAGAGCCGTCCTCGGGCTCGGATGCGCTTGGCGCAAAGACGACGGCTGTGCTGACTGAAGACGGCTCGCATTACGTGCTGAACGGAACAAAACAATTCATCACAAATGCAGGCTTTGCCGACGTGTTTATCGTATATGCCAAAGTTGATGGTAAAGACTTCAGCACATTCATCGTCGAACGCGAAATGGAGGGCGTCAGCATTGGGCCTGAGGAGAAAAAGATGGGGATTAAGGGCTCCTCGACCTGCCCGCTCATTCTGGAGGACGTGAAGGTGCCTGCCGATAACCTGCTCTGGGAGGTTGGCAAAGGCCACCTGATTGCCTTCAACATTCTGAACATCGGCCGGTTCAAGCTGGCTGCCGGCTGCGTCGGCGCAGCGAAGGATGCGATCCAGCATTCAGCCCAATATGCCAACGAACGCTCGCAGTTCGGCCGTCCGATCAGCTCTTTTCCGCTGATTGGCCAGAAGTTGGCAGAGATGAACGTCCGCACCTTCGTGCTGGAAAGCATGGTGTATCGAACGGCTGGATTATTCGACGTCGGCCTCGCTGATGTGGATCATCAAAGTGCGGATGTCGGCTACCAGTCGGCCAAAGCGATCGCCGAATATCAGCTGGAATGCTCGATCAATAAGGTGTTCGGCTCCGAGGTGCTGGACTTCGTCGCCGACGAGGGCGTTCAGATCCACGGCGGCTATGGCTATATTCAGGAGTATCCGATCGAACGGATATACCGCGACTCGCGGATTAACCGCATATTCGAAGGGACAAACGAAATCAATCGATTGCTCATTCCGGGAACGCTTGTCAAGCGGGCGCTGAAGGGCGAGCTCCCTCTAATGCAGAAGGCGATAGCGCTGCAGTCGGAGCTGCTCGGCATGACACCGCCCGCTTCCTTTGAAGGGACATTGGAGCAGGAAGCCCATATGCTGGCCATGGCCAAGAAGATATTCTTGATGACCGGTGCGGGCGCGGTGCAGAAGTACCAAATGAAGCTGGAGCAGGAGCAGGAAATCCTGAGTCTGCTTGCCGATATGATGATTTCGATTTATGCGATGGAAAGCGCGCTGCTGCGAACCCTCAAAATTATGGAAACGTCCCATGAGGCGAAGGCGGAGCTTCCGGTCAATATGACAACGTTGTTTATTCATGAGCAGTTCGGGCAGGTGGAAGGATGGGCGAAGGAGCTGCTGGCGGCGATGGAATCGGGAGATACGCTGCGGACGCAGTTGTCCGTGCTCAAGAAGCTGACGCGCAGAACGCTGGTCGACCTGATAGGCTTGAAGCGGCAAATTGCCGGAAAAGTTATCGCAGCCGAGAAATACGTTGTGTAACGAACATCCGAAGATAGGGGTGGACGGCAATGTCAAACAAACCTTGGTTGAGACATTATCCCGCTGAAGTACCACCGACCTTTGAATATCCTGCACATAATCTGGCAAAATTTCTGGTAGATTCCGCAGCAGGTCATCCGGAGAAAATCGCTCTTGAATTTATGGGCGCCAAAATAAGCTACGGCACACTGCTTGATCATTGCTATCGTTTTGCCAATGCACTGTTGAAGCTGGGCATTGGGAAAGGGGAGAGGGTCGCGGTCATGCTGCCCAATTGCCCCCAGTCCGTCATCGCTTATTACGGGACGCTGCTGATGGGCGGGATCGTCGTTATGACGAACCCGCTCTATATGCCGCGGGAGCTGGAGCATCAGCTCAAGGATGCCGACGTGCGCTTGATCGTCACCTTGGATGCGCTCGTCGCTCGCGTTAAGAACGCAATTGGCGTGGGCGGAGACGGCCTGGACTATATCCTCGTCACCTCGGTGAAGGATTATTTGCCTTTTCCCAAAAACGTGCTGTATCCCATCAAGGCCAAAAAGGACGGCATGTACGTGAAGATAGACTACGGCCGCAGGGTGCTTTCTTTAAAAGAACTAATCAAGGGAGCTTCACCAGAGCCTTGCGAGGCTGCGGTGGACGGCGAAAAGGATCTGGCGCTAATACAATATACGGGTGGGACGACAGGCTTCGCGAAAGGCGTGATGCTGACGCATGCCAACTTAGTGGCGAATACGCTGCAGACACATCTGTGGTTCTACCGCGGCCGAGAGGCAGAGGAGAAATATTTGGCGGCGCTTCCGTTTTTTCATGTGTTCGGCATGACAGTGCTTCTGAATAAAGCGGTGTATATGGCCGGAACGCTGATCCTGATGCCGAGGTTCGAGGTAGATCAGATTTTGAAGGCGATTGATCGGCAGAGGCCGACCGTATTCCCTGGGGCGCCAACAATGTATGTGGCGATCATCAACCATCCGGATGTCCGGAAATACGATTTATCCTCCATCAATGTATGTATCAGCGGCGCAGCGCCGCTGCCGCTTGAGGTTCAGACCCGGTTCGAGGCATTGACGGGAGGCAAGCTGATCGAAGGGTACGGCTTGACAGAGGCGTCTCCCGTGACGCATGCCAACAACATTTGGGAGAAGCGCAAAAGCGGTTCCATCGGCATCCCCTTGCCTGATACGGAAGCCCGCATCGTAGTTCCGGATACGCTGGAGGATGTGAAGCCTGGCGAAATCGGCGAGTTGGCCGTGCGCGGCCCCCAGGTCATGAAAGGCTACTGGAACAGGCCGGAGGATACGTATAAAACGCTAAAAGAAGGCTGGCTGCTGACCGGGGATTTGGGGCGCATGGACGAGGACGGATTTTTCTACATTCTCGATCGGCGCAAGGACTTGATTATTGCGGGCGGCTACAATATATATCCCCGGGAGGTCGAGGAAGTGCTCTTCGAGCATCCCGACGTTGCCGAGGCTATCGTCGCCGGCGTGTTCGACCCTTATCGCGGAGAGACGGTGAAAGCATACGTAGTGCTACGCAGCGGAGCGGCGCCTGACGAAGCGTCGCTGAAGCAATGGTGCAAAGAGAAGCTCGCTGCCTATAAAGTGCCCAAAATTTACGAGTTCCGCGAGAGTCTGCCAAAGACACTTGCCGGCAAGGTGCTGCGCCGCAAGCTGGTTGAGGAAGAGAACGAGAAGCCGCAATTATGATCCCGGGGGAAG
This window harbors:
- a CDS encoding acetyl-CoA C-acyltransferase — encoded protein: MREAVIVAMARTAVGKAKKGSLAHVRADDLGRTVLEAVMERAPGLDKGEVEDILIGCAMPEGEQGLNFARIMALYAGFPVTVPAMTVNRFCSSGLQTIALAAERIMLGHADVIIAGGVESMSHVPMTGFKVSPNPQIVEKQPEIYMAMGHTAERVAERFGVAREDQDRFALSSHRKAAKAIAAGKFRDEIVPVLVEEKTVDESGHIRSRTFVFDEDEGVRQDTTLEALSRLKPGFKLGGTVTAGNTSQMSDGAAAVVVMSKESAAAKGLTPLATFRSFALSGVEPEMMGVGPVKAIPKALGQAGISQNDVAIYEINEAFASQCLHIVRELGIEEEKVNVNGGAIALGHPLGCTGTKLSISLISELRRRGGGYGVVSMCIGGGMGAASVFEVHGREQAVSG
- a CDS encoding acyl-CoA dehydrogenase family protein, whose translation is MNNDTVQAADTTRESARKVLGGAFVIEDLDCRRVTTPEDFTEEHRMIAGTTEDFVAAEILPLDEEIEKLDYELTVKLLRKAGELGLLGAEVPESYGGMGLDKVSATLINERLTKASSFALSVGAHVGIGTLPIVYFGTEAQKQKYLPLLATGEKIAAYCLTEPSSGSDALGAKTTAVLTEDGSHYVLNGTKQFITNAGFADVFIVYAKVDGKDFSTFIVEREMEGVSIGPEEKKMGIKGSSTCPLILEDVKVPADNLLWEVGKGHLIAFNILNIGRFKLAAGCVGAAKDAIQHSAQYANERSQFGRPISSFPLIGQKLAEMNVRTFVLESMVYRTAGLFDVGLADVDHQSADVGYQSAKAIAEYQLECSINKVFGSEVLDFVADEGVQIHGGYGYIQEYPIERIYRDSRINRIFEGTNEINRLLIPGTLVKRALKGELPLMQKAIALQSELLGMTPPASFEGTLEQEAHMLAMAKKIFLMTGAGAVQKYQMKLEQEQEILSLLADMMISIYAMESALLRTLKIMETSHEAKAELPVNMTTLFIHEQFGQVEGWAKELLAAMESGDTLRTQLSVLKKLTRRTLVDLIGLKRQIAGKVIAAEKYVV
- a CDS encoding long-chain fatty acid--CoA ligase, whose translation is MSNKPWLRHYPAEVPPTFEYPAHNLAKFLVDSAAGHPEKIALEFMGAKISYGTLLDHCYRFANALLKLGIGKGERVAVMLPNCPQSVIAYYGTLLMGGIVVMTNPLYMPRELEHQLKDADVRLIVTLDALVARVKNAIGVGGDGLDYILVTSVKDYLPFPKNVLYPIKAKKDGMYVKIDYGRRVLSLKELIKGASPEPCEAAVDGEKDLALIQYTGGTTGFAKGVMLTHANLVANTLQTHLWFYRGREAEEKYLAALPFFHVFGMTVLLNKAVYMAGTLILMPRFEVDQILKAIDRQRPTVFPGAPTMYVAIINHPDVRKYDLSSINVCISGAAPLPLEVQTRFEALTGGKLIEGYGLTEASPVTHANNIWEKRKSGSIGIPLPDTEARIVVPDTLEDVKPGEIGELAVRGPQVMKGYWNRPEDTYKTLKEGWLLTGDLGRMDEDGFFYILDRRKDLIIAGGYNIYPREVEEVLFEHPDVAEAIVAGVFDPYRGETVKAYVVLRSGAAPDEASLKQWCKEKLAAYKVPKIYEFRESLPKTLAGKVLRRKLVEEENEKPQL